A window of the Alkalidesulfovibrio alkalitolerans DSM 16529 genome harbors these coding sequences:
- the sat gene encoding sulfate adenylyltransferase codes for MSRLVPPHGGKGLVECLLKGAELQAALKKAEGLKKVVISDRVKGDCIMLGIGGFSPLNGFMGKADWKSVCEKMTLTNGTFWPVPVVCDTNEAVKAGEEVALVGAKGTIYAIMKVEEVYELTEAEKKWECEMVFKGNGDDSQKFWDVALDDHPGVQMVMKQGKYNIAGPVQVLSEGDYRKDFPGVYKTPAEIRAEMDAKGWAKVAALQLRNPMHRSHEYLAKIAVEVCDGVVIHSLIGNLKPGDIPADVRVKCIQKLIDLYFVPANVINAGYPLDMRYAGPREALLHATFRQNYGINNLLVGRDHAGVGDFYTLFEAQEIFDKIPVSADPAKNLLCQPMKIDWTFYCYKCDGMASMRTCPHTKEDRVILSGTKLRKALSEGEPVADHFGRDEVLDILREYYAGLTEKVEVKMQKAAAGTAMK; via the coding sequence ATGTCGAGACTTGTTCCTCCCCACGGTGGCAAAGGCCTTGTCGAATGCCTGCTGAAGGGTGCCGAGCTTCAGGCCGCGCTGAAGAAGGCCGAAGGCCTGAAGAAGGTCGTGATTTCCGACCGCGTCAAGGGCGACTGCATCATGCTGGGCATCGGCGGCTTCTCGCCCCTGAACGGCTTCATGGGCAAGGCCGACTGGAAGAGCGTCTGCGAAAAGATGACGCTGACCAACGGCACCTTCTGGCCCGTTCCCGTGGTCTGCGACACCAACGAGGCCGTCAAGGCCGGTGAAGAAGTCGCGCTGGTCGGCGCCAAGGGCACCATCTACGCGATCATGAAGGTCGAGGAAGTCTACGAGCTCACCGAGGCCGAGAAGAAGTGGGAATGTGAGATGGTCTTCAAGGGCAACGGCGACGACTCCCAGAAGTTCTGGGACGTGGCGCTGGATGACCACCCCGGCGTGCAGATGGTCATGAAGCAGGGCAAGTACAACATCGCCGGTCCGGTGCAGGTCCTCTCCGAGGGCGACTACCGCAAGGACTTCCCCGGTGTGTACAAGACCCCCGCCGAGATCCGCGCCGAGATGGACGCCAAGGGCTGGGCCAAGGTCGCCGCGCTGCAGCTGCGCAACCCCATGCACCGCTCGCACGAGTACCTGGCCAAGATCGCCGTCGAAGTGTGCGACGGCGTGGTCATTCACTCCCTGATCGGCAACCTGAAGCCCGGCGACATCCCGGCCGACGTGCGCGTCAAGTGCATCCAGAAGCTGATCGACCTGTACTTCGTGCCCGCCAACGTGATCAACGCTGGCTACCCCCTCGACATGCGCTACGCCGGCCCCCGCGAGGCGCTGCTGCACGCCACTTTCCGTCAGAACTACGGCATCAACAACCTGCTGGTCGGCCGTGACCACGCTGGCGTGGGCGACTTCTACACCCTCTTCGAGGCCCAGGAGATCTTCGATAAGATCCCGGTCAGCGCCGACCCGGCCAAGAATCTGCTCTGCCAGCCGATGAAGATCGACTGGACCTTCTACTGCTACAAGTGCGACGGCATGGCCTCCATGCGCACCTGCCCGCACACCAAGGAAGACCGCGTCATCCTGTCCGGCACCAAGCTGCGCAAGGCCCTGTCCGAGGGCGAGCCCGTCGCCGACCACTTCGGCCGCGATGAGGTCCTGGACATCCTGCGCGAGTACTACGCGGGCCTGACCGAGAAGGTCGAGGTCAAGATGCAGAAGGCCGCCGCCGGCACGGCCATGAAGTAA